GAGGAAAAAGGAATCGGCCGCCCGTCAACTTATGCGCCTATAATTTCAGTTTTGCTTGACCGCTATTATGTTACGCGAAATAACAAGCAACTTGTTCCCACAATGCTCGGAAAAATTATCTGCAAAATTCTTGTGGAATCATTCCCTGATGTCATAAATGAGCAGTTTACTTCGGAAGTTGAAAATGATCTTGACAAGGTTGAGCAGAATGAGCTTGTCTGGAACAATATGATTGCGGATTTCTTCGGGCCGTTTAAAAATCGCGTTGAGGAAGTCATGGAAAATCAGGAAAGCTTAAAAGGAACTCTTGACGAGCCTACTGATGAAATCTGCGAAAAGTGCGGAAAGCCAATGGTGAAAAAACTTGGACGCTTCGGATATTTTCTTGCTTGCTCTGGATTTCCTGAGTGCCACAACACAAAAAGTGTTCCGCTTGCAAAATGTCCACGCAAAGGCTGTGATGGACATATTGTCGCAAGAAAAACAAAAGGCCGCGGAAAAGAATTCTACGGATGCACAAATTATCCTGAATGCACATTTATTTCGCATTTTAAGCCGATTGACGTTTACTGCCCTAAGTGCGGCTGGTTTCTCGTTGAAAAATACGACAAGAAAAACGGCTCGTATAAAAGCTGCATAAATCCTGACTGCGATTATCTCCATTCAGCGGATGAAGCTGTTGCTGCTGAAGCTGCCGGAGAATTTGCAAAGGCGAACAAGGCTGATAAAGAGTCAAAAGAATCCAAAAATGCCTGAAACTCTCTGTGAATGTTCCGAAGAATTTTTGGTTTACCTTGGAAGTGTGCGCGGACTGTCTGAAAATACAGTTTTGTCTTACCGGCAGGATTTGACTCATTTTTGCGAATTCTTTGGAAACGATAAGTCGCCGGAAGAACTTACGCTGGAAGATTTGCGGCTTTTTGTTGGTGATTTGAGCCGCAGAAAATATTCAGTGGCTTCTATAAATAGAATTATTTCCGCAGTCAGAGGATTGTTTGCATATTTAAAGAAATTTGGTTATATTTCTAAAAACGTTTCCTACGAGCTAAAGTGTCTTCGTCAGCCAAAAACACTTCCGCGCTTTATGTCTCAGACTGAAATTGACAGTGTTTGCCGTCAGCCTGAAAAGAAAGAACTTTTGTGGGCATCAAGGGACAAGGCGATTTTTGAAATGATGTATTCTTCTGGATGCCGTGTGAGCGAGCTTGCTTCCTTGAAGTTTCAGGATTTTACAAGTGATTTTAGAAGCGCGGTTGTTACAGGAAAAGGAAAAAAAGACCGCCGCGTTTATTTTGAGCAGGACGCAAGAAATTCCCTTATGCTTTATTTGAAGGAACGAAAGGCAAGGTTTCCGCAGGCTGAAAAAGGTTGTGCTTGTGAAGTAAGCAGAATTTTTTTAAGCCAAAAAGGAACTGCGCTTTCAGCCCACGGAATTTGGTATATTGTGAGCCGCTACACAGGAATTGAAGGGACCGGAAGCCATGTTTCGCCTCATGCTTTTAGGCACACTTTTGCTACGGGAATGCTTAATTCCGGCGCAGACATAAGAATTGTGCAGGAGCTTCTTGGACATTCCAGCATAAGCACGACCCAGCGTTATACTCATGTAACTTTGGAACGTTTAAAAAAAGTATACAGCCAGGCGTTTCCGCATTCAGGAAAAAAAGACTGAAATAAAAACTGCCTGCTAAGGAGAATAAAATTATGGAAAATGAAAATAAAATCCGCAGCACCACGGTAATTGCTGTAAGGAGAAACGGAAAAGTTGCCATGGCTGGAGACGGTCAGGTTACTATGGGAAACACAGTGATGAAGGGCAATGCGAAAAAAGTTCGACGCATTTATGATGGCAAGGTTCTTACAGGATTTGCCGGAGCAACCGCAGACGCTTTTACGCTTTTTGATAAATTCGAGGAAAAACTCAAGACATTTAACGGCGACCTTACTCGTGCCGCTGTTGAGCTTGCAAAACTTTGGCGCACAGAACGTTCAATGAGCAAACTTGAGGCTCTTTTGCTTGTGGCTGATTCAAATAAAATTCTTTTGATTTCAGGAAGCGGAGACGTTATTGAGCCAGAAAACGATATTCTTGCGATTGGTTCTGGAGGAAATTACGCTTATGCGGCGGCGATGGCTTATATGGAATCTTCACAGCTTTCCGCAAAAGAAATCGCCCATAAGTCGCTTGCAATCGCAGGGCAAATTTGCATTTATACTAACAGCAACGTTGTAGTTGAGGAGCTTTAATATGACTGAAGAAATAAAGGCGCAGCCGGATTCAAAAGGAATTCCAGACGGACTTACTCCGGCGCAGATTGTTGAAAAACTTGACAATTACATAATCGGGCAGCAGAAGGCAAAACGTTTTGTCGCAGTTGCTTTGCGAAACCGTCAGCGCAGAATAAAGCTTCCAGAGGAAATCCGGGACGAAGTTGCGCCGAAGAACATTTTGATGATGGGACCAACTGGAGTCGGAAAAACTGAAATTGCCCGCCGCCTTGCAAAACTTTGCGGAGCACCGTTCTTGAAAGTGGAAGCCACAAAATATACTGAAGTTGGCTACGTGGGCCGTGATGTTGAAAGCATGGTTCGCGATCTTATGGCGGTTGGCTATAACATGGTAAAGGCTGAAATGCAGGAAAAACTGCGTGAAAAATGTATTCCCATTGTGGAAGATCAGTTGCTTGATTTGCTTTTGCCTGGAAGTTCTGGCAAGAAAAAACGCAAGGATTCCTCTCCAAAAAGAGATGTCCATGTTCTTGGAAATATATTCGGCGAGTCAAGCCCGATTCAAGGAAGTTTGATTCAAGTTGATATTCCAAAAGAAGCTCCTGTTCAGGAAGAGCCGCAGGAAGAAATCGAAGAAGAAACTTCAACTCGCGAAGACATTGCTTCCACACGTGAAAAATTCAGGACAATGCTCCGTGAAGGCAAGCTTGAAGACCGCGTTGTGGAAATAACAGTTCATCGTCAGCCTTCGTTCAGCATGAATATGATGGGAGCAAGCAATCCAGAAGACCTTGAGGAAAGCATAAACGGACTTCAGGAGCTTCTTTCAGGCGGAAGATCAAAAAGGCGCAATGTGACTGTTCGGGAAGCACGGCAGATTCTCATGGCAGACACTCTTGAGCGGAACACGGACAGCGACAAGGCGGCTGATGAGGCAAAAAAAAGAGTTGAGCAAAGCGGAATTATTTTTATAGATGAAATTGACAAGATTGCAACTCACGGCGGTGAAGGCGACCGGCAGGCAGTCAGCAGGGAAGGAGTTCAGCGGGACATTCTTCCTATTGTTGAGGGAAGCGATGTGAATACAAAATGGGGCGTGGTAAACACAACTCATATTTTGTTTATCGGAGCTGGAGCGTTCAGCGTGTCTGCACCGAGCGATCTTATCCCGGAACTTCAAGGTAGATTTCCTCTTCGCGTTGAATTGGAGCCGCTCAAAAAAGAAGATTTCAAGCGCATACTTACCGAGCCAAAAAACGCCCTTGTAAAGCAGTACGAAGCTCTTCTTGCCACTGAAGGCGTAACTTTAAAGTTTGCGGATGAAGCTATCGACCGCATGAGTTTTATAGCGGAAGATGTAAATTCCCACAGTGAAAATATAGGCGCGCGCAGGCTTCACACTATAATGGAAACTGTTCTTGAAGAATTGAGTTTTGACGCTGACCGCCATGCAGGTGAAACAATAACAATTGACAGCAAATATGTTGATGAAAAAATGAATGGCGTAATTCAAAACCAGAATTTGGAGCGTTATATACTCTAGTTGTTTTTACATTCTGAAGCAAACAAAAAGGACTTGGAACTGTTTTGCAGAACCAAGTCCTTAATTTTTTAGATGGAATTTTGCTTAGGAATTTCTTCCGCAGCAGTTTTTGTATTTTTTTCCGCTTCCGCATGGGCATGGATCGTTTCTGCCTACTTTTGGAACGGATCTAGTTACTGTTACGCTTTGTCCTTGCCTTCCGCTTTTCATTGCTGAATTTTGGGCTGCCTGCTGCGCGCTTCTTGCCATTGACTGTGCTTCCTGATGCTGCGCGTTCATTTGACGAGGCTGCTGCTGGCGTGGAGGCTGAGAGCCGACTTGAACTTTCACCTTGAAAACTCTGCTTGTTACAGAATCTCTTATGCTGTTGAGCATTTCATCAAACTGATTGAATCCGTCAATTTTATATTCTGTGAGCGGATTTTTGCTTCCGTAAGAACGCAAGTGAACGGCTTCTCTTAATCCGTCAAGGAATTCAAGCTGGTCAAGCCATTTTTTGTCAATCATCTGAATGTACTGGTAGCGGATAAACATATTCAGGCTTTGTTTTCCGGCAAGCATTTCCTTTTGAGTCAAGTCATTCTGAAGCGCCGCGTCAACTCCTTCTTCTGTAAGTTGATCATAAGAAAGCTGCTGGCCGAATGTGTTGTAGATTTTGTCCGCAAGTGCGCTTTGTGATGGATTTCTTTCGTGCTTGAACTCTTCGAAAATTTCAGAGACAGTTTCTTTTGCATTGTTCATAACTCTGCCGCTCAAGTCTTCGTCCACAAGAATTTCATCACGCTGGTCGTAAATAAATTTTCTCTGCTGATTCAAAACGTCGTCGTAGTCAAGAAGATTTTTTCTTATTTCAAAGTTTCTTTCTTCTACTTTTTTCTGGGCTTTTTCAATTGAGCGGTTAAGCATCGGGTGATTTATCGGTTCGCCCGGCTGCATTCCGATTCTGCTCATAATGGCTTTCATCTTTTCGCCGCCAAACAGCCTCATAAGATCATCGTCCATTGAAATGTAGAATTTGCTTCTTCCCGGATCTCCCTGACGACCAGAACGTCCGCGAAGCTGATTGTCAATACGGCGGCTTTCATGGCGTTCAGAACCGATTACGTAAAGTCCGCCAAGATTTTTTACTTCCTCGTAGTCTTTTTTCCACTGTTCTTTTTCAATTTTAAGAGCTTCGTCAAACTGCTCCTGAGAAGCTTCTGTTCCGACCTTTTTTCTTGCTCTAGTTTCAGGACTTCCGCCGAGCTTAATATCTGTACCGCGGCCCGCCATGTTTGTTGCGACAGTTACAGCTCCTTTTGCTCCGGCTTCAGCTATAATCAAAGCTTCGCGCGCGTGGTTTTTGGCGTTGAGAACTTCGTGGCGGATTCCTTTTCTTGTAAGAATTGCCGAAAGATGCTCTGATTTTTCTACGGAAACTGTTCCGATTAAAACTGGCTGACCCTTTTTGTGCGCTTCTTCAACTTCTTTTGAAATCGCAATCCATTTGTCGCTTTCGTTCAAGTAAACTTCATCGTCCTCGTCAATGCGGGCAACCGGCTTGTTTGTCGGAATAACAACAACATCGAGATTGTAAATTTTATCAAATTCAACTGCTTCTGTTGCGGCTGTTCCTGTCATTCCAGAAAGCTTGTCATACATTCTGAAGAAATTCTGGAACGTGATTGTCGCAAGAGTTCTGTTGCGCTGGGCAATTTTCAAATGCTCCTTTGCTTCTATTGCCTGATGAAGTCCGTCGCCGTATCGTCTTCCTTCAAGAATGCGTCCTGTAAATTCGTCAACAATCTGAACTTGTCCGTCTTTTACAACGTAATCAACATCAGGATGATAAAGCGTGTGCGCCCTCAATGCCTGCGTGAAATAATGCACGAATTCAAAATTCTGCTCGTCAAAAACAGTTGTTCCCGGCTCAATGAGATTGTGGGCAAGAAGAATGTCGTTGATTTTGTTCATTCCCTTGTCTGTAAATGAAACTCGCTTGCTTTTTTCGTCCAGCTTGTAGTCGCCTTCGAGAGCTGCGCGCTGTTCTGGAGTCATTTCAACTTCGTCCGGATAGTCGTTTGTCTTTGGATCTTTTTTGACTTCCGTGAACATTCCAATGTATTTGTCAACTTCATGGAATTTGAAAGTGTCGTCTTCGCCTTGTCCTGAAATGATGAGCGGAGTTCTTGCTTCATCGATAAGAATTGAGTCGATTTCGTCCACAATACAGAAGTTGAATCCGCGCTGAACTTTGCGGGAAGCGTCAATCTGCATATTGTCGCGCAAATAGTCAAATCCGAACTCGTTGTTTGTTCCGTAAGTCAAGTCGCAGTTGTAAGCGGCTTTTCTTGCGTCGTTGTCCATGTTGCTCAAAATGCAGCCTACGCTTTGACCAAGGAATCTGTAAATGCGTCCCATCCACTGGCTGTCGCGCTCTGCAAGGTAATCGTTTACAGTAACGATGTGAACACCTTTTCCGCTAAGAGAATTCAAGTAGGCAGCGCAAACGCACATGAGGGTTTTTCCTTCGCCTGTCTTCATTTCTGTTATTCTGCCTGAATGAAGCACAAGAGAACCCATAAGCTGGCATGGATAAGCGCGCTCTCCAAGAACCCTTTTTGCCGCTTCTCTTGCCAATGCGAATGCGTCCACAAGAATATCATCGAGAGTCTCGCCCTTTGCAAGACGCTCTTTTAGAATTTTTGTCTGTTCAGGAAACTGCTCGTCAGAAAATGCCTGTGCCCAGCTTTCTCTAGCTTCAATCTGCGCAACAACAGGCTTAAGTGCTTTTACAGCGCGGTCATTTGCCGAACCGAAAATAAGTGTTAATAATTTGTCAAACATAATGCAGTAAATATATAAAATTTTCTATATATTTGCAACTTTCTGAAACTTTTGCTGTCTAAGACTATAGTGATTTGAAGTTCATTTTCTGCGGAAGTATTTCGCTTGAAATGAATGACATTTTGTGTTAAAATGTCAGAAAAACTTTTAACCACACTGTTTTTAAGAGGAATATATGGCACTTTATCATGATTTTTTAGTTGAAGACAGAGAGTTTACTTCCTACGAGGACTTGAAGGCGCATTGCCGCTTAAAGGCTCCAGAAAATTTCAATTTTGCCTATGACATTGTAGACCGCTACACTGTTACAGAGCCGGGAAAAAGAGCCCTTGTGTGGTGCGATGACGAAGGTGAAGAGCATACTTGGACATTCGAGCAGATTTCAGCTGATTCAAAGCGGACTGCATATTTTCTTGCTTCACAGGGAATAAAAAAAGGCGATGCCGTTATGATGATTTTGCGCCGCCGCTACGAATGGTGGTGGGTAATGATGGCTCTTCATAGAATCGGGGCAATCGCAGTTCCGGCTACAGACCAGCTTCTTCAAAAAGACATCGAGTACCGCACAAACGCCGCTGAAATCAAGATGATTATTTCTTACGACAATCCGGCGGTTCAGGCTGAAATTGAAAAGGCTCTTCCAAATTCCCCGACTGTAAAAAAACTTGTTACTGTAGGACCTTCACGTGAAGGCTGGATTGACTTCCATGCTGAAGTTGACAAGTGCGTTCCAGAATTTCCGCGCCCGGTAGGAGATGCCGCCGTCCACAGCGATGACCCGATGCTTCTTTACTTTACGTCAGGAACTTCAGGCTATCCAAAAATGGTTCTGCACAATTACCTTTATCCAATCGGACATCTTATAACTGCAAAATATTGGCACGGCGTTCAGGACAACGGACTTCACCTTGCTGTTTCTGAAACTGGCTGGGGAAAAGCTGTCTGGGGCAAACTCTACGGACAGTGGATCTGCGGAAGCGCGGTTTTCGTTTATGATATGCACAGCTTCAAGCCGGACAAGATGCTCCAGAAAATCGCAAAGTACGGAATTACAACTTTCTGCGCGCCTCCAACTGTTTACCGCTATCTTATCAGGCAGGATCTTTCAAAGTACGACATCAGCAGCGTAGTGCGTTTTGCGACCGCGGGAGAAGCTCTTAATGGCGAAGTTTACAACAAGTTTATCGAGCAGACAGGAAAGAAAATTTACGAAGGCTACGGTCAGACTGAATCCACGATTATCTGCGGAAACTTCCTTGACGCTGTGGTTCGCCCAGGCTCAATGGGACGTCCGTCTCCTGTTTATGATGTTTCTGTTGTAAATGCCAGCGGAAAACCAGTTCCTGCAGGAGAAGTTGGCGAGCTTGTAATCCACTTGGACAAAGGACATCCGTTTGGACTTCTTTCTGGATACTACCGCGATGTTGCCCTTACCGCGAATGCTTTTGACGGAGGCGTTTACCACACTGGAGACACTGTCTACATGGACGAAGACGGCTACGTTTGGTTTGTTGGAAGAAAGGACGACATCATCAAGTCTTCTGGATTCAGAATCAGTCCGTTTGAAGTTGAGTCTGTTCTTCAGCAGCATCCGGCTGTAATGGAATGCGCTGTTACTGGCGTTCCAGATGAAAAACGAGGTCAGGCTGTAAAGGCTACAATCGTTCTTTCACCGGGATATGAAGCTTCCGAAGAGCTTGAGCATGAGCTTTTTGACTTTGTAAAGCACGAAACTGCGCTTTTCAAGTGTCCTAGAATAATTGAGTTTGTGCATGAGCTTCCAAAGACAATCAGCGGAAAAATCCGCCGTGTAGAAATCCGCGAAAAGGATGCCGGTGTGGACGTAGACAAGGTTAAGCAGGAATTCTAAGCCGGACAAAAAATTATAAAACTGCCGTCATTTTAGCGCAAAATGCTAATCTGGCGGCTTTTTTTGTTCCAGCGGATTTTCAGTAGAATGCCGAGCGTTGTTTTTAAAGAAGACTTACGGGATCGGTGTCTGTTTCTATGTAGACGTCTTTCGGCGGCTTGAATCCCCACACGAGTTTTTTCGCCATTTCCTGAAGCGGGCGGATTTGCTTTGCGCGCAGAAGAATCTGATGGCGGTGGCTTCCGTTTACCATTTCAAGCGGACATTCGGCAGGACCTAGAATATCAACTCCCTGCGGACGGCACTTGCACAGTATGTTGTACGCGCTTTGGGCTGCATTCTGGGCTGCGTCTGGTTTCTGCGAGCGGAACACAAGGCGCAAAAGCCGTGAATAAGGCGGAAAGTTTAGAATTTGGCGCGCTTCAAGCTCATTCTTGTAGAATTCTTCTGTAAGTCCTTTTACAGCATAGTTTATTGCGTCGCGGTCCGGACTGTAGCTTTGCACGATAACTTTTCCGCCGGGAAAAAATCTTCCTGCTCTGCCTGCGACTTGCGTTATAAGAGCAAATGTCTTTTCCTGCGCACGAAAATCTGGCAAATGAAGAGCTGTGTCTGCAAGAACAACTCCTGCAAGCTTTAAATTCGGAAAATTCAGGCCTTTTGCGACCATCTGCGTTCCAAGGAGAATGTCGTATTCGCCTTTTCTGAATGAATCAAGTTTTTCCTGCAATTCTCCCTTGTGGTGAAGCGAATCTGTGTCTATGCGCACGACTTTTGCGTTGGGAAATTTCGCCTTTACTTCTGCCTCGATGTATTCTGTTCCGAATCCTGAATATCCTATGTCAAGCGAGCCGCATTTTGGGCATTGCTGTGGCGGCGGAAGTGAATATCCGCAGTAGTGGCATCTCAGGCGGTTTTCGCTTTTGTGGTATGTCATTGAAACCGAGCAGTTTTTGCACTTTAATTCATATCCGCAGCTTGAGCATCTGAAAAAATGCGTGAATCCCCGGCGGTTCAGGAAAAGAATCGTTTGTTTTTTTTCTGAAAGTGCTGACTGGATTTCATTTTGAAGCGGCTTTGAAATGCAGTTTTCCTTGTCGGCTTCAAGGCTTAGGTTTACGCAGCTGATTTGCGGTTTTTCGCCTCCTGCAAGTCTTTTTGTGAGCGTGTGCCGGATGATTGTTCCGTTTTGCATTGAGTGCCAGGATTCAACCGAAGGAGTCGCGCTTCCCATTACAAGCGGAATGGAATTTTTTTTGCACCTAAGCATTGCAATCTGTCTTGCGTGGTATCGCGGGGATGAACCTGACTTGTATGATGAGTCGTGCTCCTCGTCAATTATTATAAGCCCCAGCTGTGGAATTGGAGCAAAAACTGCGCTTCTTGCTCCTACGACAATCCGTGCTTCCCTGCTTAAAATCCGCTTCCATTCTCCGAGACGCTGGCTTGGCGTGAGCGCGGAATGAAGAACTGCAACTGTGCTTCCGAATCTTTTTTGAACGGCTTTTACAACTTGCGGCGTAAGTCCGATTTCCGGCACAAGATAAATTACGCCTTTGCCTGATTCCATGATTTTTTCCGCCGCGCTTAAAAAGACTTCTGTTTTTCCGCTTCCTGTTGTTCCGTAAAGATAGTGGAATTTTTCAGTTGAAGAAAGAATTCCGTTCACCGCATTTTTCTGTTCTTCGCTTAGTTCTTTTTTTTCAAATCCAGATTCATCTTCCGAAAAAGAAAGTCCCGGAATTTCAGTTTCGCGCTTGCCTGAAGGAATCATTGCAAACACGCATTCCCCGATTGAAGCAATGTAGTAGCCGCTCATAAATTCTGCAAGCTCCAAAAGTTCTTTTGTTAAAAGCGGAGTCTGATCTATGTAGCGTATTGCCGTGCGGATTTTTTCTTCTGGAACGGCGCAGTTTTGTGGCAAAGTTTTGTGGACGGCGGCAACAAAGCCAGAAGTTTTTCTGTTTCCAAATTTCACTTCCACGCGCAGTCCAAACGGATTTCCAATGTCTTGTGTGCCTTCTGGAATTCTGTAGGTAAAAGTTTGGTTCAGCGGAACGTTAAGGATTACATCGATGTATGTTGAATTCGGGGCGGATGAATCATTCTGCATAGAATTTTTCCGCGTAGTTTGGGATTTCTTTTAAGATGCGGGATTTAAAAACTTTTAAATCTTCCCAGGCAGGACGCTTGAGGCTTTCGTTTCTTAAAAGCGCGCTTGGATGGTAAGTTGCAAGCAATGGTATTTTTGTTTCGCCAAGGCTGTATTCAAGCCATTTTCCGCGGAGAGAATTTATTCCTTGCTGTGTGTCCAGAAGATTCTGAACTGCCGTGCGTCCCATCGCAAGAATGTACTTCGGCTTTAAAATGTGAATTTGCGCCTGAAGATAGCCTGAGCAGGCGTGGGCTTCGTCCGGCATTGGCGTTCTGTTCATTGGCGGACGGCATTTTACGATGTTTGCAATGAAGCAGTTTGTTGTGCGCCCAAGTGAAATCGCCGCAAGCATTTTGTCAAGAAGCTGACCGGCTTTTCCAACAAAAGGCCGACCTGTTTTGTCTTCATCTTCGCCCGGACCTTCGCCAATTACCATTACATAAGGATTTTCAACGCCTTCGCCCGGAACTGTGTTTGTTCTTGCCTTGCATAGAACGCAGTTTTTACACAAAGCGATTTTTGCCGCGATTGATTCAAGTGTTGCACCTTGAGATGGAATTTTTTCCGCTGAATTTTGTTCTGCATGAATTTGCGGAGTCTGCGGCTGAACTTGCTCTTGCGCTTTTATTTCTTCATGTTCTTCTGGAATTTCTATGTCGTCTTCAAATGCTGGAGTTTCCTTAAAATCTGGCGACGGATAGCCGTAGCTCCAGGAAGAGGCTGTTTTTAGAAAATTGTAGACTTTGCTTTTTTCTTCCGCCGTCACTTGCTTTCCCTTTCTTTGCAGATGTCGATTGCTTTTTGGTAGCATTCAATGAGCTTTGGCGTAAGAGAAGAAATTTTCCATTTGTTTCCCCATTCCAAGGCCTGCTCTGATTTTTCCTTGTGAAGAGATTCGTTCTGCAAAAGCTCCAGCGTTTTCTGTGAAAATTCTTCCACGTCATCTTTTACCATAAAGCCGCCGTTGTCTCCCTGCATAACGTCTACAGTTCCCATTTCTCCGATTGCGACAACCGGCAGCGCGGAAAGCATCGCTTCAACTGTAACAAGCCCCTGCGTTTCCGTTTTGCTTGGAAAAGTAAAGACAGAAGCAAGCTTGTAAAAGTAAATCAAATCGTTTCCGTCGATATATCCAGTGAAGAAAACTGATTTTTCAAGTCCGCGTGATTTTGCCGATTCTTTCAGCTCGTTCAAGAATGGTCCGCCGCCCACAAACAAAAGCGCGGTGTCCTGCCGGGATTCCTGAACTTTTTCAAGAACATCAAAAAGGAACGGAAGATTTTTTTCCTTTACAATTCGTCCCACAAAAAGAAGAATTTTTCTTTCCTTTAATTCCGGGAATTTCTTAAAAAGCGTCGCGTAAACTGCCTCTGATTTTTTTTCGTCATATTCAAGCTTGCTGTCCGGGATTCCAGTCGGAAGAATGTTCACCTGACGTTTTATTCCGTATCTGTCAACGACTTCGGCAATCCGTTTTGTCGGAGCGATAATCACGTCGGCTCGTTTCAAGTAAAAGCGCACGACTTCCATTCCGATTTTTTTCAGGCCGCTCGCAGGAACAAAGCTTATGTAGTTTGCAAGGTAGTCTTCCCAAAGCGTGTGGAAAGTGAACACAAAAGGAACGTGGCGGTGGCGGCAGTAAATCGCACCGAAATATCCGACCGTCCATTCTGAATTTATGTGGATTACGTCAGGCTGAAATTCGTCCATGAATTTTTTTACGAGATGCCATTTGTCCAGCCGCATCATTCTGTCTTCTTTTGAAAACGCAATCGCGGCGGACGGAATTCTTAAAATTTTAAACGGCGACTTTTCGTCATTTGATTTTTCGTCAAAGAAAGAGCTTTTCTGCTGTTCTTCTGTATATTCAAGGCAGACAACACAGACTTCGTGTCCGAGCCTGCAAAGTCCTTCCGCAAAAGACTGAACGGAAACTGTAACTCCATTTATGCGCGGAAAATATGCGTCCGTAAACATCGCGATTTTCATATTCTGACGATTTTATCCTATACTTGTACTTTCTGCAAGAATCAAGTAAAATTGTCTTCTATGAAAAATTTAAGTTCATTTAAAAAATTCTTTTGGATTATTTTGCTTTCCGTGCCGTTTTTTTCTTTTGCGCGCGGAAAAAATGAACTTGTAAAAAGCGGACACTGGATTTATGACGCTCTTGCCGCCGTTGCAATGGAACAGGGCAGGCTTGATTTTACCGACCGTTCGCCTTTGAGTGTTGGAGAAATTCTTTTTTTTCTTGACGAAGCCGAATACAGTTCTTTGAGTTCCGCCGGAAAAATTCAATATGACAGAATAAAAAATTATTGCTCACAGGAATCTTTTCAGTTTGGGCCGGATTTAATAAAACTTGGCTTTGAACTTGAACTCAATTTGGAAGGCTATTACAAGCAGAACGACGATTTGGAATGGAACTACGGACGCTACGACAAAGGCGACTTTCTTTATGTTCCTGTAAAAATTGAAGGCGCAGATTATTTTACAATGATGTTTGAAGGAAAACTTGCGCTGAATAAAAACACAAAAGAGGACAACGACAATTTTTTGAGCGTTCCTCTTTCCGCAGATGAAATCGACATAAATTTTCCGGACACAGGATATTTCAGCACAAGCCATAATTTTACAGAAAACGCGGCTTTGACTTTTCAGATTGGAAGAGGAGCTTCTGATTTTACTCGCTCGTTGACCGGAAGCATTGCGCAAAGCAGATATTTCACTGGCTCCAGCTATTTGGAACTTGGATTTTACACACCGAATTTCAGATATTCCATGAACGTGAATCAGTTCAACGTGGACAAATATCTTTACTCGCACGAAATCAATTTCCGTTTTTTTAAGAAACTTCAGTTTACAGCAAGGGAAT
The sequence above is drawn from the uncultured Treponema sp. genome and encodes:
- a CDS encoding AMP-binding protein, with protein sequence MALYHDFLVEDREFTSYEDLKAHCRLKAPENFNFAYDIVDRYTVTEPGKRALVWCDDEGEEHTWTFEQISADSKRTAYFLASQGIKKGDAVMMILRRRYEWWWVMMALHRIGAIAVPATDQLLQKDIEYRTNAAEIKMIISYDNPAVQAEIEKALPNSPTVKKLVTVGPSREGWIDFHAEVDKCVPEFPRPVGDAAVHSDDPMLLYFTSGTSGYPKMVLHNYLYPIGHLITAKYWHGVQDNGLHLAVSETGWGKAVWGKLYGQWICGSAVFVYDMHSFKPDKMLQKIAKYGITTFCAPPTVYRYLIRQDLSKYDISSVVRFATAGEALNGEVYNKFIEQTGKKIYEGYGQTESTIICGNFLDAVVRPGSMGRPSPVYDVSVVNASGKPVPAGEVGELVIHLDKGHPFGLLSGYYRDVALTANAFDGGVYHTGDTVYMDEDGYVWFVGRKDDIIKSSGFRISPFEVESVLQQHPAVMECAVTGVPDEKRGQAVKATIVLSPGYEASEELEHELFDFVKHETALFKCPRIIEFVHELPKTISGKIRRVEIREKDAGVDVDKVKQEF
- the priA gene encoding primosomal protein N' → MQNDSSAPNSTYIDVILNVPLNQTFTYRIPEGTQDIGNPFGLRVEVKFGNRKTSGFVAAVHKTLPQNCAVPEEKIRTAIRYIDQTPLLTKELLELAEFMSGYYIASIGECVFAMIPSGKRETEIPGLSFSEDESGFEKKELSEEQKNAVNGILSSTEKFHYLYGTTGSGKTEVFLSAAEKIMESGKGVIYLVPEIGLTPQVVKAVQKRFGSTVAVLHSALTPSQRLGEWKRILSREARIVVGARSAVFAPIPQLGLIIIDEEHDSSYKSGSSPRYHARQIAMLRCKKNSIPLVMGSATPSVESWHSMQNGTIIRHTLTKRLAGGEKPQISCVNLSLEADKENCISKPLQNEIQSALSEKKQTILFLNRRGFTHFFRCSSCGYELKCKNCSVSMTYHKSENRLRCHYCGYSLPPPQQCPKCGSLDIGYSGFGTEYIEAEVKAKFPNAKVVRIDTDSLHHKGELQEKLDSFRKGEYDILLGTQMVAKGLNFPNLKLAGVVLADTALHLPDFRAQEKTFALITQVAGRAGRFFPGGKVIVQSYSPDRDAINYAVKGLTEEFYKNELEARQILNFPPYSRLLRLVFRSQKPDAAQNAAQSAYNILCKCRPQGVDILGPAECPLEMVNGSHRHQILLRAKQIRPLQEMAKKLVWGFKPPKDVYIETDTDPVSLL
- a CDS encoding uracil-DNA glycosylase; protein product: MTAEEKSKVYNFLKTASSWSYGYPSPDFKETPAFEDDIEIPEEHEEIKAQEQVQPQTPQIHAEQNSAEKIPSQGATLESIAAKIALCKNCVLCKARTNTVPGEGVENPYVMVIGEGPGEDEDKTGRPFVGKAGQLLDKMLAAISLGRTTNCFIANIVKCRPPMNRTPMPDEAHACSGYLQAQIHILKPKYILAMGRTAVQNLLDTQQGINSLRGKWLEYSLGETKIPLLATYHPSALLRNESLKRPAWEDLKVFKSRILKEIPNYAEKFYAE
- a CDS encoding glycosyltransferase; its protein translation is MKIAMFTDAYFPRINGVTVSVQSFAEGLCRLGHEVCVVCLEYTEEQQKSSFFDEKSNDEKSPFKILRIPSAAIAFSKEDRMMRLDKWHLVKKFMDEFQPDVIHINSEWTVGYFGAIYCRHRHVPFVFTFHTLWEDYLANYISFVPASGLKKIGMEVVRFYLKRADVIIAPTKRIAEVVDRYGIKRQVNILPTGIPDSKLEYDEKKSEAVYATLFKKFPELKERKILLFVGRIVKEKNLPFLFDVLEKVQESRQDTALLFVGGGPFLNELKESAKSRGLEKSVFFTGYIDGNDLIYFYKLASVFTFPSKTETQGLVTVEAMLSALPVVAIGEMGTVDVMQGDNGGFMVKDDVEEFSQKTLELLQNESLHKEKSEQALEWGNKWKISSLTPKLIECYQKAIDICKERESK